The window CAGAGACGTATCTATTTGAACAGCTGTGACCCACTCCTGTTGATGTCATTGCCAGGCCAGCAGAAAAATTTATTCTGATTTCCAATTTCTGAAGGGCACACTACATTTTGCATGGCACATCATTATAATGTTAGCCCAACCCTGCATTGTATTGGCAGGCAACAACACACTGATTTATTCAACCTGAAATCATTACAACTTAACCTACATAAGGTAGATCCATAATGAACTTCTCAGCGAAAACCCTATGGGAAAACATTTGCATTGAACCATAAAGGGAAATATTTGCATTCAGTGCTTATCCTCCCAGGACACGTTCATCGGTCATGTGTGATGAGCCTGGTGAAAATCCATGAGTGTGCTGCTCTGCTGTCTGCTGTGGTTGTCTGCTGTGGTTGTCTGCTGTGGTTGTCTGCTGTGGTTGTCTGCTGTGGTGCTCTGCTGTGGTGCTCTGCTgtgctgctctgctgtgctgctctgctctgctctgtgttTGGCTATTGGTGCATGACAGACGAGGCATCAGCGGAGCACATCCACTGACAGCGGTGCTGCTCTGCGCTGTAGCAAATCAGGTGTTTGGCAGACtcgtgaggtcagaggtcaaggggtGGCAAGGTGAGGCGGGTGATAGcggcatttgtgtgtgtgcatgactgTGATCACCACATCAAATGGTGTACTCAGATGGTGGACTCTACACGGTAATAACACCATATGATACCTCATATTTGTAGATTCCATTTTCAAATTAATTTTACTCTCATGGAACAGTATTTCATTGCAGAAGCTTTTATTTTACAGCATTTCACAATGCGAAAAATGATTTCCACATATTCACATGTATGGTAAGCCCTACGCCTTATTGTGAACACAAGATGCCAAGAGATAGGTTTGATTCATTTGGACAAAGGTTTGGTTGTTGTCTGTGTCTTGATAGGGTTCTCTTATGTAATTCTCAAGGCAATAAATTATTTTGTAGCGGATGCTAGGCGGAACAAACAGAGACATGTATACACTTAAACGTATGAACATACagttcaaacacaccaacacatacaGACATACACTGTTAAACACTGCATGTTTGTTCAGTAAAATTGAATGCATTCATCAGCTGTCATGTCTATTGGATAAATATCACCCACAATAAAACCAGTCTGGGTCACGTTGTATGAAACCTGGCTTTCTCCCTTGAAACCCCAATAAAAGATTTCCACACCCAGTCAAGCAATTAACTTTGTGACTATCCCAGGGATTCCGCTTTTACAGGCTCATTTAAAAGTTATAAAAAACATTGGTCACCTTCTAATTCAAGATTGTTCATGAGCCAAGGTTGAGCAATGTGTCATCAGTTGATCTATAACATGCTAATAGTGAACCAATAGTGAACCAATACAGTTTGATCATATCTCAATCCTTTCAATCACTTATCCTGATAGAATAAATACAGTAACATCCCTTATCTCCATAACAAACAAAATGATAATTCGGCCTATGTACACACAAGTGtatgcaaaacaaaacaaaaaaacacaatgTCAAATAAATTAGATTTATGATATGATTGACTAATGTCATAGCCAGCCAATGTACAGAAATAATGATTTTAGTCCAGTGTGGTTTGGAGAGCTCTTAGGCCAACTAATGGTGCAGCGGATCTGAAACACATTAGGGTCAGTCACTCTGGGAATAACGCGTAATGCGCCGCGCGCCAACATATTACCCAAATTGGAGCCCTTGCAAAACACAAACAACAAATCTGAATTTTCCAACTGTGATTTTTTTGTCCAGTTTTATTCACCATTTATTATAATCTATTATAATCTGATTAAGTATAGCTATATTACATATTAAACCTGAATTTGAGAATTGCGCAACGTTGGCTACTGCTTAAAAATGTAGGTCCCCAAAAGGCCATCATTACGCAAACGTTTATCGCAAGCTTTAAACCCAACAATGCATTTATCAAtgaaaatactaaaaataacataaggtaggaCAAAAACAcgagaaaaaaataagaaataagaagaacccGAGAAGTAAGTgtgcatactatatacagggtcagttccagtaccatatttacaatgtgcagggatactggtgTGATAAAGCtgttcaatatatattttttgtattctATAGAACAATAATGCAAACAAAATAGGGCATGGAAGACATATTTTCAGGATCTGCAACATCTGAAGCGCAAGAGTTTATGGAAAGCTtttttaaagtcatcattggaCATGGTATATATAATTGGATTGATTAACGAGTTAAGATAACCAAGCCAAGTGAAAAAGTCGAACAACTCGGGGTAAAAACAAGATTCACAGGTAGCCACCACCAGGGTGTATATGAAAAACGGCAACCAGCATATAATGTATGCGCCTAATATTATTCCCAATGTTTTGGTCGCTTTCCTCTCCCTAGCGGCTGAGATTCTTTTTTTCTCCAAAAGTGCGTCAGACACGGTTACTTTCACATGGTTCTCATTTGCCAAGAAACCCGTGTCACAGGAGTGGGTATCATGTCTTCCACACTGCAAAGGTGATATCGACGCCACAGATCCAGGGGAGTTTGTGACCAGGCGCGCTGAAGTAAGTCTCTTCCCTACCTTTTTGGGGGATTGTTTCAAAATTATCTTGCGGGCTTCAACGTATATTCTTCCATAAAGCACAATAAGCAGCAAAGTGGGGATGTAGAATGCTCCAAACGTGGAGTAAATAGTGTAGAAAATGTGGTCCTTGTTGACATTACATTCAGTTAACTCCTCTGCCTTCACCTGCCGCCAGAAAAGCGGAGGCAGGGAGATGGAGATAGCGATGACCCAGGCAATCGCGATCATCCCCGCCGCGCGCGCTGGCGTGCGCTTTTTGGAGTACTCAACGGCGTCTGTTATTGCCCAGTATCGATCCAAAGCGATTACGCATAAGTGAAGGATAGAAGCAGTGCAACATGTTATATCTGAGGATAACCAAATGTCACATATAACTTGTCCCAAAGTCCAGGTGTGACTCACGGTGTACAAGACGCATATTGGCATCACCAAAATGGACACCAAGAGGTCGGTGACAGCTAGAGATGCTATGAGAAAGTTTGCTGGAGTGTGCAGTTTTTTCGACTGATAAATCGTTGCAATGACAAATGCGTTGGATAAAGTAGTGGCGAGTGTGAAAACGAAAAGAATCACTGCCAAACTGGTTTGATAAGCTAGACTCTTTTCATTTTCCTCCAGCTCTGAAGACTCTGTCACAAAGGTATCGTTGGTGAAATTCATTATTAGTCCATATAATGCCGGAGTTGGCTCGAGGTCACCTGAGGCGTGTTTCTCCATCACTGATTTATCACTTTGAAACAGTGTGGTCAGTTCTTATATCGCCAAGTCTCCAACCTTTTCTCAATTCATTTCAATCGATCTGGTAAAATATTTTGGGAGaggaaaaaatgtatttctctTTCTTCTTCATGTTCATTCATTGCAGAAACCACCCCATTATAATGTTTGATGTAAAATAGTTGATTTTGAAGTAAATATCCATTGTGTTCTCTGGGAAATGTATAGCAACGTCTGTCCTCAATTGGTTTAACAGTTTAGCTATCTAAACAAAACAAATGGTATATAGAAAGTTGATATCAAAATAAATATTGAGACCAATGAAAAAACAATGACTTTCAGACATCTGTCAAATGTTGCAACTGCTAGCTTCCCATTTGCAGTGTAATCCTTCCCTCCTGGAGTTGTCTTGCAGGCTGCTTCAGCCCTTCTCTAGTTGAATGGTGAGTAGACCTCCACCCTTGGTTTTataccgctgctgctgctgcctgcctcTGACAGGCGTGACAGCAAACATGCAGCATTGATCACAATGGTTCTACTGGAGAGGAGAGCACATCTCCACAGGGCCATAGTGCTCTGTTTCCTACCTGTCAATATGAGTCATGTATTCACTTTATATCATTAATATCCATGTTACAAGACATATATTGAACCTGAACAATACATAAAAAATAAGCTATTGGAGATCAAAACATTTCCTATGTCTGTCAAATCGTTGGCTACTCATGGTCTAAGTAAAATACATTGTCAAAGGCATTGTAGAACTATTTTGCATTTAGACAATACATCAATCATTCATTTAATTTCCAACATATATATTATGCTACATTGGTCCTTGAGCAATCTTCCAAGGTTGTGGTAAGATATTATGGATTGGGAGACTGCAGAGACATTTTTTATATAAAAATGTTTAATGTTCTCCAATGAAAGAGGAGAAGGTTCCTCCACTAATGTGCACTGTAAAAAGTAATTAGTTCCGCTAACTCAATTTTTATGTGGAAACCCATTGCATAGAACCATTCGAGTAACCCAACTGTCAATACCTACAGTAATAAAGTGACATCACAACCAATAtggttatatattttttgttgtaaaTACTTATCTGTTTTGTGTTTTATTGACTTTGACACTAAATTGCATTATGTATTCTGAACTATAAAGATTGAAGTTACTTGAACACTACATATTTGTTGTAGTGAACGTACCATTTATGGTCCCTTGTACTTAAATTATTAACCTTCATTACACATTTCTTCAAGTGTAAGTAGTTTTGATTTGTAATTTTCAGTGGTCGTGTCTTAATGTTTGTTTTCTGTATTTGATGGTTTGTCATTTTAACCCAACTTAGCAGGCATTGTTGAGCACAGTTCTCATTCCTCCAGCAGTAACTCTAGGTAGATCTGTGAGTATTACATGATGCCTCTGTCATTAAGCGTGGTGTGCATGACCTTGTTGATGGTGGGAATGGCTTGTCTCATTATTGAACGTCAATTTTGCCCAACGGTTTTGATATCCGTTCATCATGATCAGTTACACCTCATAGCACAACAAACTGCTTAATACTATTTTAGAAATATACTTTGCTTTCTTCAAACATGCATAGAACATTGTGTAAAAGTATCATAAAGCCTACAAATGttgaattacccacaatcctctaaaaATAGAGACACATGGCACTATTAAGGATTCATGACTTGCAAAAACAGAATAATTCTATACCAGCACAACACAGACAAATCAAGTGTTTTTTACTCAAATGTCAATGTGTCTGAATACTACTTTATTATTTTAAGTAAAGACCTAAAACAATAGAATCAAGTAAGAACAACGTATATAATAAATGTTAAATTGACTTTAAAATATTAAGTAATCATAACTTGTAAAAACTCAATAACTTTAGATTAGCAGAACACAAATAAATAGTTATACTTACTCAATAACCTAATACTTGTTAACAGTACTCAAAAACATTAAGTGATAAGAAATATTATTGACATCTGAGTTAGTACTACTTTTATGATTTGAGTTCTACTGACTGTTGGAGATGTAGCCACTACTCAATTTATTTTATGAGTTAGACAGTtactttttacagtgtgtgaAAGTGTAGTCATTTACATGGCAGGGAGGGTAGAGGTGTGACAGTTTCCCCAGGTACAGGCATATGTGAAGGTGAAGTTAATCTCCTCCATGGTATCATGAGTTTGCAGTTTTTACTTTAAGCTTGTCTTGGTTGGATCCTATAGGAGCTTTTGCAGCTTGAGTCAGGCAAAATGTAGAGTGGATAAGAAAAATTGTTATATCACAAAACAAAATTATTGTCATGGTGTCTTTCCAGTGTGTGTCAGGACAGAAACTAGATACAAAATATTGTTTGGCAAATGAGACACATGCTGGTCATTTGGATATGTGCTGTACCTACATAAGGACAGGTAGAGACCATCATTGACCAGCATTGAtgatactacactgaacaaaaatataaacgcaacatgcaacaatttcaaagattttactgagttacagttcatttaaggaaatcagtcaattgaaataaataaattaagccctaatctatggctttcacatgactggggatacagatatgcatctgttggtcaaaaatacagttgaagtcggaagtttacatacaccttagccaaataactcagtttttcacaattcctgacatttactcctagtaaatattccctgtcttaggtcagttaggatcaccactatattttaatAACGTgagatgtcagaataatagtagaaataatgatttcttcaagcttttatttatttcgtcacattcccactgggtcagaagtttacatacactcaattagtatttggtagcattgcctttaaattgtttaacttgggtcaaacgtttcaggtagccttccacaagcttcccacaataagttgagtgaattttggcccattcctcctgacagagctgctgtaactgagtcaggtttgtaggcctccttgctcgcacacgctttttcagttctgcccacacattttctataggattgaggtcagggctttgtgatggccactccaataccttgactttgttgtccttaagccattttgccacaactttggaagtatgcttgcatTGTCCATTTGGTAGatcaatttgcgaccaagctttaacttcctgactgatgtcttgagatgttgcttcaatatatccacataattttccttcctcatgatgccatctattttgtgaagtgcaccagtccctcctgcagcaaagcaaccccacagcaggattctgccaccaccgtgcttcacggttgggatggtgttcttcggtttgcaagcatCCCCGTTTCtcctacaaacataacgatggtcattatggccaaacagttctatttttgcttcatcagaccagaggacatttctccaaaaagtacgatctttgtccccatgtgcagttgcaaaccgtagtctggtttttttatggcggttttggagcagtggcttcttccttgctgagcggcctttcaggttatgtcgatatagggctcgttttactgtggatatagataattttgtacctatttcctccagcatcttcacaaggtcctttgctgttgttctgggattgattagcacttttcgcaccaaagtacgttcatatctaggagacagaacgtgtctccttcctgcgcagtatgacggctgcgtggtcccatggtgtttatacttgcgcactattgtttgtacagatgaacgtggtaccttcaggcatttggaaattgctcccaaggatgaaccagacttgtggaggtctacaatttgttttctgaggtcttggctgatttattttgattttcccatgatgtcaagcaaagaggcactgagtttgaaggtaggccttgaaatacatccacaggtacacctccaattgactcaaatgatgtcaattagcctatcagaagcttctaaagtaaTACAtattcaactacctcaactagccggtgcccccgcacattgactctacaCTTGTTGTCAGATTGAAATTGCTCACCATTGCACACTTTCCTTACTTTCAGAGTAATTTTATATACGAATGCTTTTCTGAGTGTTTTGGTCAGTTTCTCCATAATTCAAAATGTTAAGTGTAATAACAACGATCACGCTGGTAATAATAAACATGCCCCAGGGATCGCTGTGCCCTTTTAGAACCGATAAAATGGATTCATATTACAGTTTAGTTATATTTGCTTAATCATTTGTGGAGACATAAAACACCATGTCATGAAAAAAAAAGGTCTGGAATCAAACTATTTGACATTTTTATATTGCATTTCTTCCAATACGATATGGAACGTTGGGCCTGCAACAAATATTTATAGTGCCTGTAATGTATTTTTGATAGGGGGCATATCTAATCGACTGAGGCATAACTAATTGACTTTTTTGCTAAGTAAATATCTCCATAAATGACAGCAATCAGCTTTTAAATTATGGTTTAGGATGGATATTATTGACATATGGTATTTTATTAAgatacat is drawn from Coregonus clupeaformis isolate EN_2021a chromosome 25, ASM2061545v1, whole genome shotgun sequence and contains these coding sequences:
- the LOC121538836 gene encoding 5-hydroxytryptamine receptor 1B-like, encoding MEKHASGDLEPTPALYGLIMNFTNDTFVTESSELEENEKSLAYQTSLAVILFVFTLATTLSNAFVIATIYQSKKLHTPANFLIASLAVTDLLVSILVMPICVLYTVSHTWTLGQVICDIWLSSDITCCTASILHLCVIALDRYWAITDAVEYSKKRTPARAAGMIAIAWVIAISISLPPLFWRQVKAEELTECNVNKDHIFYTIYSTFGAFYIPTLLLIVLYGRIYVEARKIILKQSPKKVGKRLTSARLVTNSPGSVASISPLQCGRHDTHSCDTGFLANENHVKVTVSDALLEKKRISAARERKATKTLGIILGAYIICWLPFFIYTLVVATCESCFYPELFDFFTWLGYLNSLINPIIYTMSNDDFKKAFHKLLRFRCCRS